The bacterium genome includes the window CGACTTCCCCGCGATCATGGGCGTGGGCGTCATCGTGGCCAGCGTCTACGTCTTGGTCAACCTGCTGGTGGACGTCGCGTACGCGATGGTCGATCCGCGCATCCGGATGGGTTGAGGATGGCGGCGTTGAATGCCTCCGCGCTTGCGGGTCCTCGAAGGACCAGGCTGACCGGATTTCTGCCGCGCGTGCTCGTCCGCTCTCCTCTGGCCCTCGTGTCGCTGGGGATGGTCTGCGTCTGGGGAGTCCTGGCCATCGCCGCGCCGGCGATCGCGCCGTATGGGCCGCTTGGGCAGGACATCGTTGGACGCCTCGCGCCACCGAGCCCCGCCCACTGGCTGGGCACGGATCCACTCGGCCGCGACATCCTCAGCCGAATTCTGTATGGCGCGCGGCTGTCAATTCCCGTCGGCATCGCGGCGGTGGCCCTGGCCATGTTGTTGGGGACGGTCATCGGAAGTGCCGCCGGTGCCGCGGGAGGGGTGGTGGACGAGGGCATCATGCGCGCGACCGACCTGATGCTGGCGTTCCCCACGGTCATTTTGGCGATGATCATCTCCGCGGCGCTGGGCGCAGGCATCCGCAACGCCGTCATCGCGATCATGGTGGCCTGGTGGCCGTCCTACGCGCGCTTCTCTCGGGGTCTCGTCCTGTCCGCCCGCGAGCGAGAGTACGTCGAGGCGGCCCGCGCTGCGGGCGCGTCCCCGCTTCGGGTGTTCCTCCGGCACATTCTGGTCAACATCCTGTCGCCCATCGTCATCCTGGGCACGCTGGACGTCGGCCATGCCATCCTGACGTTCGCGTCGTTGAGCTTTCTCGGGCTCGGGCCGCCGCCCCAGATTCCCGAGTGGGGCTCGATGATCGCGAGCAGCCGGGACTATCTGGATCAGTGGTGGATCGGAACCTTTCCGGGCCTGGCTATTTTGAGCCTCGTGGTGGCCCTCAACGTCGTGGGGGATAGCCTCCGGGATGCGTTGGACCCCCGGCTCCGCAAGGGGTGACGCGGCACAGCGTCCGGCGACTGCGACGTAGTCGACAGGTCTCCCTGACGTCGTCGCATTTCGGTTCGTGCACTCCCCGCCACAACGTGCGCCCGTAATTCTGTCATCCTACACGCCGACTCGGGGTGGTATGCTGGAATAGATCAGATCGGCGGCGTGGTTTGAGAAGACGGAGGTTGTCTATGCTCGAGCGACCATTGACCTTCAGCGCCCTCAAAAAAAGAGGAGTGTGTCTCAGTTGACCGTCCTCTCTGCTGCTCGGGTCGGCAGCACTCATCCTCTATAACGCAGCATACCTCCTCTGGCATCTGCCTGTGTGGATCGCTAACGTGCCGGCCCGGATCAAGGGTCGGTTCACAGCCTCGTGATCTTGCTGGCCGGCGATATCGGTGGGACGAAGACGGACCTGGCGGTCTTTTCGTCCGATGGGGGGCTCCGTGCCCCGGTCGCCGAAGCCACGTTTCGCAGCGCTGACTATCACAGCCTCGAGGCGCTGGTGCAGGAGTTTCTCAGCAAGGTTCGGCTCACGGTCGATGCCGCGAGCTTCGGGGTGGCCGGGCCGGTAATGGCCGGTCGGGTGAAGACCACCAACCTTCCCTGGCAGATCGACGAGGAGATGCTGAGGAAGACGCTGCGGGTTTCGCCTGTCCGGATGGTCAACGATCTCGGCGCGATCGCTCATGCCGTTCCCTTGCT containing:
- a CDS encoding ABC transporter permease — encoded protein: MAALNASALAGPRRTRLTGFLPRVLVRSPLALVSLGMVCVWGVLAIAAPAIAPYGPLGQDIVGRLAPPSPAHWLGTDPLGRDILSRILYGARLSIPVGIAAVALAMLLGTVIGSAAGAAGGVVDEGIMRATDLMLAFPTVILAMIISAALGAGIRNAVIAIMVAWWPSYARFSRGLVLSAREREYVEAARAAGASPLRVFLRHILVNILSPIVILGTLDVGHAILTFASLSFLGLGPPPQIPEWGSMIASSRDYLDQWWIGTFPGLAILSLVVALNVVGDSLRDALDPRLRKG